The sequence GACTCTAATAAGCTCATAGAGCAAAGCAGTTGTTTATGTTGTGGATATTTGCGCCTGAGCTGAGCAGCTATGCCGGTACCAATTTGCGAGACTTCGAGTGAGTGGGTTAATCGGGTACGATAGAAGTCATTCATGCCAACGCCGAGCACTTGTGTCTTGGCCTGTAGGCGGCGAAAGGCGGCCGAGTGGAGAATACGTGCCCTGTCTCTTTGGTAGGGGCTGCGGTGATCAAAGCGCCTTTGTTTATCTTCACCATGGCGGCGTTCTTGCCAAACACTTGAAGTCATATGCATTCCTAGCGAGAGTGGAAAATCAAAGCATCTTGTTAATTTCGTCTAAATTCAAAGTGAAACTGGGTACAAAGCAGTTCATAAAATACTGTACCGCGGGATCGGGATTCGTCGCCAGCATGTCTTCAAGTCGTTTGCGGGCGGTATTGAATTCACTGTTGCCAGCGCGGTTTTCTTCAAGGCATTTAAGATAGGCGCACAGCGTATCGGCGGATTTCACTATGGTCTTGTAAACGGGATCGGCGTAATCGCTGATGAACAGACTACGATAATCTTCTTTAAATTCCTCCGGTACCATATCTAACATGCGCTGCTCGGCAATCGCCTCAATCTTTTTATACTCGGCTTCAATTTCTTTATTGAAGTATTTCACTGGCGTCGGTAAGTCACCCGTGAGAATTTCACTGGCATCGTGGAAAATCGCCAAACTGGTGGCTTGATGGGGGCAGAGCGTCGTGCCGAATTTCTTATTACTGATTATCACCAACGCATGGGCCACCATGGCCACCTGCAACGAGTGTTCTTGAACATTTTCAGTGCGTACGTTGTACATCAAGGGCCAGCGTTGGATAAGCTTCATGCGAGCTAAATGGGCAAATAAGTGACTCATAGTTTTCCTATTTATTCGAAGGCCTGCAGCTAATTCGAGGGCCAGCGTTTATGCTAACTAAGTCTTAGATTATCACAGCCTTGGGTGACAAGTGAGCCAGCATCATACACTTGCGATAAAATATCCCATAAAAAAAGCGATCGTGTAGATCGCTTTAAACTATTTCACCGTCAAAGGTTTAGCACGGATCCCAAACTAGCCTATTGACGATAGGTCTCGAGGAAAGTGCCGAACTCAGTTAAGGCCTTATTGAGATCTTCCTTGTACGGTAGGAATACGACACGCAAGTGATCCGGCTCTGGCCAGTTAAAGGCGCTACCATGGACTAACAGAATTTTCTTTTCCCGGAGTAAATCCAGTACTAAACGCTCATCATCTCGCAGATTGAATTTTTTCATATCCAATTTGGGGAAGGCATAGAGTGCACCCTTTGGTTTTTTCACGCTCACGCCGGGGATTTGGTTAAGCAATTCATAACAAGCATCCCGTTGAACCGTAAGGCGGCCATTAGGCAAAATAAGCTCGTTAATGCTTTGGTAACCGCCAAGCGCGGTTTGAATCGCATGTTGATTGGGCACGTTTGCACAAAGGCGCATCGAGGACAGCATTTCTAAGCCTTCGATGTAACTTTTAGCAGCCTTAAGATTGCCAGATAACATCATCCAACCGACACGAAATCCTGCTGCACGAT is a genomic window of Shewanella putrefaciens containing:
- the yfbR gene encoding 5'-deoxynucleotidase, with the protein product MSHLFAHLARMKLIQRWPLMYNVRTENVQEHSLQVAMVAHALVIISNKKFGTTLCPHQATSLAIFHDASEILTGDLPTPVKYFNKEIEAEYKKIEAIAEQRMLDMVPEEFKEDYRSLFISDYADPVYKTIVKSADTLCAYLKCLEENRAGNSEFNTARKRLEDMLATNPDPAVQYFMNCFVPSFTLNLDEINKML